A genomic segment from Chitinophaga flava encodes:
- a CDS encoding flippase translates to MRKVFENSSWLLMDKISKLFPGILVLALLARHLGPRIFGIWNYTIAFSAIMGSVAILGMDKLAIKELMASETEQGRIVSTIALMRLIAALACMFLSILLVHLLDPDPVYLLCIIFSSFTMLFQSFDVMDAFYQVNNSLKTVIVPKVTVFLLFCALKCLAIFYGASLLTFLWLSLLELAVTYAWILGRYSLQFAPLSLKQVNFRMARRLLGESWVLIMANLLVVLFMKVDNILLNILSTPEELGNYVVAVRISELWNALPTVVSTAMLPMLFRKKQEDEQAYLQTLGRWLRASCLISLLLAAAISLSAGILIPLLYGTAYTTAAAILRIHIWSAIPVFLMMAMVQYFFIEGKYKLYLYGNMVSLALNIAINFLLIPHMGGKGAAIATVVAYFGVYIMMAVLDGSGKAWLLTREMIHPARIYADIIDFSHALRKSWNSYLFTNSHKSITNE, encoded by the coding sequence TTGCGTAAAGTATTTGAAAATAGCAGCTGGCTGCTGATGGATAAAATCAGCAAGCTCTTTCCGGGTATACTGGTGCTGGCCCTGTTGGCCAGGCACCTGGGTCCCCGCATATTCGGCATATGGAACTACACCATTGCCTTCAGCGCTATTATGGGCAGTGTCGCGATATTGGGGATGGACAAACTGGCAATAAAGGAACTAATGGCCAGTGAAACAGAGCAGGGCCGTATTGTAAGCACTATTGCTCTTATGCGGCTGATAGCCGCCCTGGCCTGCATGTTTCTCAGCATCCTCCTCGTTCATCTGCTGGACCCCGATCCGGTGTATCTGCTCTGCATCATCTTTTCATCCTTTACGATGCTGTTTCAGTCATTTGATGTGATGGATGCTTTTTATCAGGTAAACAACAGTCTGAAGACCGTGATCGTACCTAAGGTAACTGTGTTCCTGCTTTTTTGTGCCCTCAAATGCCTGGCTATTTTTTATGGTGCATCGCTGCTCACTTTCCTCTGGCTCTCCTTATTGGAGCTGGCCGTTACCTACGCCTGGATACTGGGCCGGTATAGTCTGCAGTTTGCGCCGTTGTCACTCAAACAGGTGAACTTCCGTATGGCCCGGCGGTTGCTGGGGGAAAGCTGGGTACTCATCATGGCCAACCTCCTCGTAGTACTGTTTATGAAGGTTGATAATATACTGCTCAACATACTGAGTACGCCGGAAGAATTGGGTAACTATGTAGTGGCTGTGCGTATTTCTGAACTATGGAACGCTCTCCCTACCGTAGTGTCCACGGCTATGCTTCCCATGCTGTTCAGGAAAAAACAGGAAGATGAGCAGGCTTATCTGCAAACACTGGGTAGATGGCTGCGGGCCTCCTGTCTTATCAGCCTCCTGCTGGCGGCGGCGATCAGCCTGTCGGCCGGAATACTCATTCCCTTACTCTACGGTACCGCCTACACCACCGCAGCCGCTATTCTCCGGATCCATATCTGGTCTGCCATTCCGGTGTTCCTGATGATGGCGATGGTACAATACTTTTTTATAGAAGGGAAATACAAATTGTATCTGTATGGCAATATGGTTAGCCTCGCCCTGAACATCGCCATCAATTTTCTGCTAATACCTCATATGGGCGGCAAAGGTGCTGCCATTGCCACAGTGGTGGCCTATTTCGGGGTCTACATCATGATGGCGGTACTGGACGGCAGCGGAAAGGCATGGTTACTGACCCGCGAAATGATACACCCCGCCAGGATATACGCTGACATAATAGATTTCAGCCATGCCCTGCGCAAGTCATGGAACAGCTATTTGTTTACCAATTCACATAAATCAATCACCAATGAATAA
- a CDS encoding FkbM family methyltransferase, whose product MNNVKNIAGKIVSALFPRIRYSVMAYSSEGEDLILKRIFEKKKKGVYVDIGAHHPFRFSNTYLFYKRNWRGINIDPLPGTQALFNKYRPKDINLEMGVSGVLQELTYAIFNEPALNTFSAEKVLEYTQEPCYQVIDRKKVETRPLADILDHYLDPGTPIDFITIDAEGMDLEVLRSNNWDKYRPSYVLVESQPFELEKEGDSELLCLMREMGYSIFAKTYYTYFFRNNRLKGNEWL is encoded by the coding sequence ATGAATAATGTGAAAAATATTGCCGGAAAAATCGTCTCCGCACTCTTCCCCCGCATCCGCTACAGTGTGATGGCCTACAGCTCGGAAGGGGAAGACCTTATCCTCAAACGTATTTTCGAAAAAAAGAAAAAAGGTGTTTATGTAGATATTGGCGCCCATCACCCCTTCCGTTTTTCCAACACTTACCTGTTTTACAAAAGAAACTGGCGGGGAATCAATATTGATCCGCTTCCCGGCACACAGGCATTGTTCAACAAATACCGGCCTAAAGACATCAATCTGGAGATGGGTGTTTCCGGTGTTCTGCAAGAGCTTACCTACGCAATCTTTAACGAACCGGCACTGAATACCTTTTCTGCAGAAAAAGTGCTGGAATACACCCAGGAGCCCTGCTACCAGGTCATTGATCGGAAAAAGGTGGAAACCCGTCCGCTGGCCGATATACTGGACCACTACCTGGACCCCGGCACTCCCATCGATTTTATTACCATCGATGCAGAAGGAATGGACCTGGAAGTACTCCGCTCCAATAACTGGGATAAATACCGGCCATCCTATGTACTGGTAGAATCACAGCCATTTGAGCTGGAAAAGGAAGGCGACAGCGAATTACTCTGCCTGATGCGGGAAATGGGTTACAGCATTTTTGCCAAAACCTATTACACTTATTTCTTCCGGAACAACCGGTTAAAAGGCAATGAATGGTTATGA
- a CDS encoding nucleotide-diphospho-sugar transferase encodes MMNTPVLLLIFNRPDKVRTLMPYLRQQRPAHLFVAADGPRPDRPAEALFCEETRQAVLSAIDWPCEVKTLFRHYNLGCGKAVSSAVSWFFEQTEEGIILEDDCLPDPTFFSFCTAMLQRYRHDPAVMHINGSNFQFGKHRGHASYYYSRFAHIWGWASWKRAWKQYDFTMERYQGLSTEGLSTTLKHDMKAILRQQLDTWDVQWFLSVWFNKGWTITPNLSLVRNTGYGTASTHTMREPGWFKKIVYGQLPIITHPEQRILDEAADHYAASVMFSPSRLYTTVRKVIKGNPALFRLYQQLMLKK; translated from the coding sequence ATGATGAACACACCGGTTTTACTATTGATATTCAACCGGCCCGACAAGGTGCGGACGCTGATGCCCTATCTGCGACAGCAAAGGCCGGCACACCTGTTTGTGGCGGCAGACGGACCACGGCCCGACAGGCCAGCCGAAGCCCTCTTCTGTGAAGAAACCCGACAGGCCGTACTCTCAGCCATCGACTGGCCCTGTGAAGTAAAAACTCTCTTCCGCCACTACAATCTTGGCTGCGGAAAAGCTGTCAGCAGTGCTGTCTCCTGGTTCTTTGAACAAACAGAAGAAGGTATCATCCTGGAAGATGACTGCCTTCCGGACCCTACTTTTTTTTCCTTCTGTACTGCGATGTTACAGCGTTACCGCCATGATCCGGCCGTGATGCACATCAACGGCAGCAACTTCCAGTTTGGTAAACACCGGGGACATGCCTCCTACTATTACTCCCGCTTTGCGCATATATGGGGATGGGCTTCCTGGAAAAGAGCATGGAAACAGTACGACTTTACCATGGAACGTTATCAGGGTCTTTCTACTGAAGGCTTAAGCACTACCCTGAAGCATGATATGAAAGCGATACTACGGCAACAGCTCGACACCTGGGACGTACAGTGGTTTCTGTCCGTATGGTTCAACAAAGGCTGGACCATCACCCCCAACCTGAGCCTGGTACGAAACACCGGTTATGGTACCGCCTCTACGCATACCATGCGGGAACCGGGATGGTTTAAAAAAATTGTATACGGCCAACTACCCATTATCACTCATCCGGAACAACGTATACTGGATGAAGCAGCAGACCACTACGCTGCATCAGTGATGTTTTCGCCCAGTCGCCTGTATACAACTGTCCGGAAAGTGATCAAAGGCAATCCAGCATTATTCAGGTTATACCAGCAGTTAATGCTTAAAAAGTGA
- a CDS encoding glycosyltransferase family 4 protein, with amino-acid sequence MRVYLDNIVFTIQRAGGVSAYWYELLKGVCHSGLSVHLLNAGMAPGNVFEQQMAYQRWPCIRESMLPAGVLRYLPLRYRLPARAVFHGGYLRVSPQKDVLNILTVHDFAHERKLSSAFPRSLVNIRQKAYGIRKADGIICISDSTRQELLHFYPQTDPGKIRVIHHGISDDFFPHTPAPPPGLPALLTQKPFVLYVGGRNHYKNFQTAVATIALLPREYRLIVVGGGSASSAEIQLLQQRIPGRYQLLPVVSNQELNYLYNQAFCLLYPSIYEGFGFPPGEAMKAGCPVVGSNRTSVPEVVGDAGLLAEIPHAETFAACIRQLESGTLRQQLIQKGYRQASLFSWKTTIAETIRFYHHCWNHKFSEDEYPV; translated from the coding sequence ATGAGAGTATACCTGGACAATATTGTTTTTACGATTCAGCGGGCCGGAGGTGTTTCGGCCTACTGGTATGAGTTGCTGAAAGGTGTATGCCATAGCGGGCTTTCCGTTCATTTACTGAATGCGGGCATGGCTCCGGGTAATGTATTTGAACAACAGATGGCTTATCAGCGCTGGCCCTGCATTCGGGAAAGTATGCTGCCCGCCGGTGTGCTGCGTTATCTGCCGCTCCGGTACCGACTGCCTGCCCGTGCTGTTTTCCATGGAGGATATTTACGGGTATCTCCGCAAAAAGATGTGCTGAACATCCTCACCGTACATGATTTTGCACATGAACGGAAATTGTCCAGCGCCTTTCCCAGGAGCCTTGTCAATATCCGGCAGAAAGCTTATGGTATCCGCAAAGCAGATGGTATCATCTGTATCTCTGACAGCACAAGGCAAGAGCTACTACATTTTTATCCGCAAACAGATCCCGGGAAAATCAGGGTGATCCATCATGGCATCAGCGATGATTTTTTTCCGCATACGCCTGCTCCCCCACCCGGGCTGCCGGCATTACTGACACAGAAACCTTTTGTATTGTATGTGGGAGGACGTAACCACTACAAAAACTTTCAGACCGCGGTAGCTACTATTGCCCTGCTTCCCCGCGAATACCGGCTGATAGTCGTGGGCGGTGGTTCTGCCAGCAGCGCGGAAATACAGCTTCTACAGCAACGTATACCCGGCCGGTATCAGCTGTTGCCCGTTGTCAGCAATCAGGAGCTGAACTATCTGTATAATCAGGCTTTCTGTTTGTTGTACCCTTCTATATACGAAGGTTTTGGTTTTCCACCGGGAGAAGCCATGAAAGCCGGATGTCCGGTAGTAGGCAGTAACCGGACCTCTGTCCCTGAAGTAGTAGGCGATGCCGGTCTGCTGGCTGAAATACCCCATGCAGAAACATTTGCAGCCTGCATACGCCAGCTGGAGTCCGGCACGCTCCGGCAACAACTGATTCAAAAAGGATACCGGCAGGCCAGTCTTTTTTCCTGGAAAACCACTATCGCGGAAACGATCCGCTTTTATCACCATTGCTGGAACCATAAATTTTCCGAAGATGAATATCCTGTTTAA
- a CDS encoding FkbM family methyltransferase, whose protein sequence is MNILFKMADAARVMIRSGRGPGAFLQGGASVASTQLVYNCSHYIPALHTVLDVGANIGQFALAIAHRYPQAHVYSFEPVPTTYKELQQHTRKVPAIQTFNFALGSSEGSLEFYSNEYSHASSALQVSPEQIQLQPQTARTHKMTVPVTQLDHLQDLILKSPTLLKLDVQGFEQEVLRGATATLQQIDYLLFETSFIPMYSGEPLFDEMHHFVKSLGFDFIAPVGFLQSDNLQILQMDLLYQRRDR, encoded by the coding sequence ATGAATATCCTGTTTAAAATGGCAGATGCTGCCAGAGTGATGATCCGGTCGGGAAGAGGCCCCGGCGCCTTTCTGCAGGGAGGAGCTTCTGTGGCCTCCACACAGCTCGTTTATAACTGCAGTCACTATATCCCGGCATTGCATACCGTACTGGACGTGGGTGCCAACATAGGCCAGTTTGCCCTGGCCATTGCACACCGCTATCCACAGGCACATGTTTATTCCTTTGAACCCGTACCGACCACTTACAAAGAGCTGCAGCAACATACCAGGAAGGTACCGGCCATCCAGACCTTCAATTTCGCACTGGGCAGCAGCGAGGGTTCGCTGGAATTTTACAGCAACGAATACTCCCACGCCAGCTCAGCATTACAGGTATCTCCTGAACAGATACAGCTGCAACCCCAGACAGCCCGTACTCATAAAATGACAGTGCCGGTAACACAGCTCGATCACCTTCAGGACCTTATACTGAAAAGCCCCACCCTGCTGAAGCTGGACGTACAGGGCTTTGAGCAGGAAGTACTGCGCGGCGCAACCGCTACCCTGCAACAAATAGACTATCTGCTGTTTGAAACCTCCTTCATTCCTATGTACAGCGGCGAGCCGCTCTTCGATGAAATGCACCATTTTGTAAAATCGCTTGGCTTTGATTTTATAGCCCCCGTAGGATTTCTTCAGTCAGACAATTTGCAGATTCTGCAAATGGACCTATTATACCAACGAAGAGACAGATAG
- a CDS encoding undecaprenyl-phosphate glucose phosphotransferase — MKTIVNVPLLLRQLIDCLVLTIAYLLTHQTVCALQQVLHYPLNIPVLCISIITWVATGVHLHLYEDFRSRPFSYEFMALIKTLLLHVCILTFTLFYFFKMFYSPRLFVGIYSGYIFIGMMFSKILIKKLFLRIRMKGYNVKNILIIGAGETAIHFHNTIAANDHFGYQCIGFVDNEPNHALNGKYLGPLSALGHILENHEIDDVVLAIPESSREETENIIVTSEKAAKRVKIIANCYKHCTSTVSMSLFGHFPVITIRSSPLDHTGNQQFKRLFDICFTVFMLITFSWLFLLIAILIKITSRGPVIYKQERWGLKNKKLTLYKFRTMEMNTEYDSNGVFRPTLRNDPRVTVVGKFLRRTNLDELPQFFNVLKGDMSFVGPRPYVTPHHLELKRTIQHYMLRHLVKPGITGWAQVNGCRGEGDRIDQWQKRIYMDNWYIENYSFWLDCQIVFQTIVNMLKGDKNAY, encoded by the coding sequence ATGAAAACCATTGTTAATGTGCCGTTATTGCTAAGGCAACTCATAGATTGCCTGGTGCTCACCATTGCTTATCTATTGACACACCAGACCGTTTGTGCCCTCCAACAGGTGCTACATTACCCACTGAACATACCCGTGCTGTGTATCAGCATCATCACCTGGGTAGCTACCGGGGTTCATCTTCACCTGTATGAGGACTTCCGCTCCCGTCCATTCTCCTATGAATTTATGGCGCTCATTAAAACATTGCTGCTGCATGTGTGTATTCTGACGTTTACCTTGTTTTATTTCTTTAAAATGTTCTACTCTCCGAGATTATTCGTCGGTATATATTCAGGTTATATCTTCATCGGTATGATGTTCTCCAAAATCCTGATCAAAAAACTCTTCCTTCGGATCAGGATGAAAGGATATAACGTGAAAAATATTCTGATCATAGGTGCCGGAGAAACCGCCATCCACTTCCATAATACCATTGCAGCCAACGACCACTTTGGCTATCAATGTATCGGCTTTGTAGACAATGAACCCAATCATGCTCTCAATGGCAAATACCTGGGCCCTCTTTCCGCACTGGGGCATATTCTGGAAAATCATGAGATAGATGATGTGGTACTGGCCATCCCTGAAAGCAGCCGGGAAGAAACCGAAAACATTATCGTCACCAGCGAAAAAGCAGCCAAACGTGTGAAGATCATTGCCAACTGTTATAAACATTGTACTTCCACGGTGAGTATGAGCCTGTTCGGCCACTTTCCGGTGATCACCATCCGCTCCTCCCCGCTGGATCACACAGGCAATCAGCAATTCAAGCGGTTGTTTGACATCTGCTTCACTGTTTTTATGCTTATCACCTTCTCCTGGCTATTCCTGCTGATCGCCATTCTGATAAAAATCACCTCCCGGGGTCCTGTTATCTATAAGCAGGAAAGATGGGGGCTGAAAAACAAAAAACTAACCTTATATAAGTTCAGAACGATGGAGATGAACACTGAATACGATAGTAATGGCGTATTCAGACCCACCCTGCGCAATGATCCGCGGGTAACAGTTGTCGGCAAATTCCTGCGTCGTACAAACCTTGACGAGCTGCCGCAGTTTTTTAATGTACTGAAAGGGGACATGTCTTTTGTAGGCCCACGGCCCTATGTAACGCCGCATCATCTGGAGCTGAAAAGAACCATACAACACTATATGCTGCGACATCTGGTAAAACCAGGTATCACCGGTTGGGCGCAGGTCAACGGCTGCAGAGGTGAGGGCGACCGTATAGACCAATGGCAGAAACGCATCTATATGGACAACTGGTACATTGAAAACTACAGCTTCTGGCTCGATTGTCAGATTGTTTTCCAGACGATCGTTAATATGCTGAAAGGAGATAAAAATGCCTACTGA
- a CDS encoding WcaI family glycosyltransferase, producing MKTPAKRILMITSNYAPEPNGIGKYNGELIHWLAARGYDCTVLTTYPYYPEWKISQVYRRNQYFFSKENVTAGHKPIKVYRCPHYVPTQPSGKKRVLQDFSFSLAASGKMLQLLLQRRFDFVITIAPSFHLGLLAASYKKLRPTRFIYHIQDMQIEAARNLGMLRSPWLLQQLFRLENFILRQADIISSISPQMVSNIAAKVSRDVLLFPNWVDVNRFFPLKDRSALKEQFGFPPNSKVILYSGALGEKQGLETVLEAARQLQYQPFLRFVICGDGPYRQQLEAIAASWQLQNLSFMPLQPASSFNHFLNMADLHLVIQKGQASDLVMPSKLTTILAVGGVPIVTANEGSGLFELINHHQIGVAVKADDAAALSHTIMKTLKEQTSHISENARKYALEQLAIDHIMERFEREMLQAPLP from the coding sequence ATGAAAACACCTGCCAAACGTATACTCATGATCACCTCCAACTACGCACCGGAACCCAATGGCATCGGTAAGTATAACGGAGAGCTGATCCACTGGCTCGCAGCCAGGGGATATGACTGTACGGTACTGACCACTTATCCTTATTACCCCGAATGGAAGATCAGTCAGGTATACCGCCGTAATCAATATTTTTTTTCAAAAGAAAATGTAACAGCAGGACATAAACCAATCAAGGTATACCGTTGTCCACATTATGTGCCGACACAGCCATCAGGGAAGAAGCGGGTATTGCAGGACTTTTCCTTCAGCCTTGCAGCCTCCGGAAAAATGCTGCAGCTGTTGCTGCAACGGCGGTTTGATTTTGTGATCACGATTGCCCCTTCTTTTCATCTGGGTCTGCTGGCCGCCAGTTATAAAAAGCTACGTCCTACCCGCTTCATTTATCATATCCAGGACATGCAGATAGAAGCAGCCCGTAACCTGGGAATGCTACGTTCTCCCTGGCTGCTGCAGCAGCTGTTCCGGCTGGAAAACTTTATCCTCCGGCAGGCTGATATTATCTCCAGTATTTCGCCTCAGATGGTCAGTAATATTGCCGCCAAAGTATCCAGAGATGTTCTGCTGTTTCCCAACTGGGTAGACGTCAACCGCTTTTTTCCATTGAAAGACCGTTCAGCCCTCAAGGAACAATTTGGCTTTCCGCCTAATAGCAAAGTGATATTGTATTCGGGGGCACTTGGAGAAAAACAGGGGCTGGAAACAGTGCTGGAAGCAGCCAGGCAGCTGCAATACCAACCATTTCTCCGCTTTGTGATTTGCGGTGACGGACCTTATCGTCAGCAGCTGGAAGCTATTGCTGCCTCCTGGCAATTACAGAATCTCAGTTTTATGCCGCTACAACCCGCTTCCAGTTTCAATCACTTTCTGAACATGGCCGACCTCCATCTGGTTATCCAGAAAGGACAGGCCAGTGACCTGGTGATGCCATCCAAACTCACCACCATCCTGGCAGTAGGCGGCGTACCGATTGTTACAGCCAATGAAGGTTCGGGGTTGTTTGAACTGATCAACCATCACCAAATAGGTGTTGCCGTGAAAGCAGATGATGCAGCCGCATTAAGTCATACTATCATGAAAACATTAAAGGAACAGACATCTCATATTTCAGAGAATGCCCGTAAATATGCATTGGAGCAACTGGCCATTGATCATATCATGGAACGTTTCGAACGGGAGATGCTACAGGCTCCGTTGCCCTGA
- a CDS encoding FkbM family methyltransferase, with the protein MLGLGIGNYENERVSGERAFIRHLKRKGLLSSGVIFDIGANVGNYSEMLRRYEVQLPIFAFEPHPASFRKLEVMATKHDFTPVWMAAGDQEVDTVMYDYSGNGGSEHASMYKEVIETLHDGLAEAVAITQTTLDEYVASRQIDEIALLKIDTEGHELPVLKGASGCIASGMVKVIQIEFNEMNVISHTFFKDIVDLLPGYDFYRLLPDGLRALGKYNPAHYEIFSFQNIVAIRATEPVASPVRNVP; encoded by the coding sequence ATGTTAGGATTGGGAATAGGGAACTATGAAAATGAACGGGTGTCTGGAGAAAGGGCTTTTATCCGTCATTTGAAGAGGAAAGGCTTGTTGTCATCAGGTGTGATTTTCGATATTGGTGCTAACGTGGGGAACTATTCCGAAATGTTGCGGAGATATGAGGTGCAGTTACCGATCTTTGCTTTTGAGCCGCATCCGGCCTCTTTCAGGAAGTTGGAAGTAATGGCCACAAAACACGATTTTACGCCGGTATGGATGGCTGCCGGGGACCAGGAAGTCGATACCGTGATGTACGACTATTCCGGCAACGGAGGTTCAGAACATGCCAGCATGTACAAGGAAGTTATTGAAACCCTGCATGATGGCCTGGCCGAGGCTGTCGCTATTACGCAAACCACACTGGACGAATATGTGGCGTCCAGGCAGATTGATGAAATTGCTTTGCTGAAAATTGATACAGAAGGACATGAGTTGCCTGTACTAAAAGGTGCTAGTGGCTGCATCGCCAGTGGTATGGTGAAAGTGATACAGATTGAATTCAATGAGATGAATGTGATTTCCCATACTTTTTTCAAAGATATCGTTGACCTGCTACCAGGATATGATTTTTACCGGTTGTTACCCGATGGACTTCGGGCATTGGGTAAATACAATCCTGCACACTATGAAATTTTTTCCTTCCAGAATATTGTTGCCATCAGGGCAACGGAGCCTGTAGCATCTCCCGTTCGAAACGTTCCATGA
- a CDS encoding type 1 glutamine amidotransferase family protein yields MVRNIQDGKLLTTAGITSGIDGAPYVVVISGPETAKGIAQLLVYNRVQ; encoded by the coding sequence ATGGTAAGGAACATTCAGGATGGAAAACTGCTGACTACTGCAGGAATTACATCAGGTATAGATGGTGCACCGTATGTGGTGGTGATTAGTGGTCCTGAAACTGCCAAAGGCATAGCCCAACTGCTGGTTTACAACCGGGTGCAGTAG
- a CDS encoding cysteine hydrolase family protein: MNKRHGWWPMLALLSLLLSGSISANASHKKKNMEKKALIIIDVQNDYFKGGKMELYRPDAAADNIKRILEKCRKEGIPVVYIQHAAADGFLVANTTGAEIHPSVLPLPGEKIITKHYPNSFRETALLDYLKQIGVSNLIITGMMTHVCVDATTRAAKDLGFHCTVVADACATRELEVDAEKVPAVDVQRALIGSLGFYYADIVNTQQYLKQ, from the coding sequence ATGAACAAACGTCATGGCTGGTGGCCCATGCTGGCATTATTATCACTACTACTCAGCGGCAGCATATCGGCGAATGCTTCTCACAAAAAAAAGAATATGGAAAAAAAAGCACTCATCATTATTGATGTTCAGAATGATTATTTCAAAGGCGGAAAAATGGAGTTGTACCGCCCCGATGCCGCAGCTGACAATATCAAACGGATATTGGAAAAATGCCGCAAAGAAGGGATTCCGGTAGTTTATATTCAACATGCTGCTGCAGATGGATTCCTGGTTGCCAATACTACCGGTGCCGAAATACATCCGTCAGTACTTCCGCTTCCTGGTGAAAAAATTATCACCAAACATTATCCGAACAGTTTTCGGGAAACAGCACTGCTGGACTATCTGAAACAAATCGGTGTATCCAATCTCATTATTACCGGCATGATGACGCATGTATGTGTGGATGCCACTACCAGGGCTGCCAAAGATCTGGGCTTTCATTGTACGGTGGTTGCTGATGCCTGTGCCACCAGAGAGCTGGAAGTAGACGCTGAAAAGGTACCTGCAGTGGATGTACAACGGGCACTGATTGGTTCACTGGGTTTTTATTATGCGGATATTGTTAATACACAGCAATACCTGAAGCAGTAA
- a CDS encoding Crp/Fnr family transcriptional regulator: MMNGFELILQNVEKYIALSEAEKVFFCSLLQERLYHKKEYLHREGSTCGQLVFITSGCVKSYLLDTKGNEHILTIAITDWWVADYKSLVFDTPSELFIEAVEPTQVLLLSKNKREELFKEIPRFEHYFRILTERAFAVSQQRITDILSLPAVQRYEKFLQRYSRIADSFSQQQIASFIGVTPAFFSRMLKSRRK; the protein is encoded by the coding sequence ATGATGAACGGATTTGAACTGATTTTACAGAACGTTGAAAAATATATCGCTCTTTCGGAAGCGGAAAAAGTCTTTTTTTGTTCGCTGCTACAGGAGCGCCTGTACCATAAAAAGGAATACCTGCACCGGGAAGGCAGTACCTGCGGTCAGCTGGTTTTCATCACCAGTGGATGTGTCAAGAGTTACCTGCTCGATACAAAAGGCAATGAACATATTTTAACCATCGCGATTACTGACTGGTGGGTGGCAGACTATAAGAGCCTCGTGTTTGATACACCTTCCGAATTGTTTATAGAAGCAGTGGAGCCAACACAAGTCCTGTTACTCTCTAAAAATAAACGGGAAGAACTGTTTAAAGAAATACCCCGTTTTGAACACTATTTCAGAATCCTTACTGAGCGTGCATTTGCAGTTAGTCAGCAGCGTATTACCGATATTTTAAGTCTTCCTGCGGTGCAGCGGTATGAAAAATTCCTCCAGCGTTATTCCCGGATTGCCGATTCGTTTTCCCAGCAACAAATTGCTTCTTTCATTGGTGTAACACCCGCCTTCTTCAGTCGTATGCTCAAATCCCGGCGTAAATAA
- a CDS encoding ArsR/SmtB family transcription factor, translating to MMNKQDFKHKVYSELAKVTKALGNPHRMEIIDLLAQGPFTVEQIANYTGLSIANTSQHLQTLKHAKLVTVARDGNFIRYSLAGSNVYDAWVHLRELGMSYNAEVEKIVKDFRAGYDDLEAVEADELLSLIEKNKVILLDVRPEEEYNRGHIHKALSMPVDRLGEHLKKLPKGKTIVAYCRGPFCVYADEAVKLLQQQGYKAQRMLEGFPDWQAKGYPTVSREKSS from the coding sequence ATGATGAATAAACAAGACTTTAAACATAAGGTATACAGCGAACTGGCGAAAGTGACAAAAGCCTTAGGCAATCCTCATCGTATGGAAATCATAGATCTGTTGGCCCAGGGGCCTTTTACGGTTGAGCAGATCGCTAATTATACCGGTTTATCCATAGCCAATACTTCGCAGCATCTGCAAACGTTAAAGCATGCCAAACTGGTAACCGTTGCCAGGGATGGCAATTTTATCCGGTATTCCCTTGCAGGCAGCAATGTTTATGATGCCTGGGTACATTTAAGGGAACTGGGGATGTCTTATAATGCAGAAGTAGAAAAAATCGTAAAGGATTTCAGAGCCGGATATGATGATCTGGAAGCTGTGGAAGCTGATGAGCTGTTGAGCCTTATCGAAAAAAACAAAGTCATCTTACTGGATGTAAGACCAGAAGAAGAATACAACCGCGGGCATATTCATAAAGCGCTGTCTATGCCGGTGGATCGACTCGGTGAGCATCTAAAAAAATTACCCAAGGGAAAAACAATTGTAGCTTATTGCAGGGGACCATTTTGTGTTTATGCGGATGAAGCAGTCAAACTGCTGCAGCAGCAAGGCTACAAGGCGCAAAGGATGCTGGAAGGTTTTCCCGACTGGCAGGCCAAAGGTTATCCTACCGTTAGCCGGGAAAAGTCCAGTTAA